From a single Sinorhizobium sp. RAC02 genomic region:
- a CDS encoding metallophosphoesterase → MLTRRGMLKTFGGLFAAGFASSAYAVGIEPLMRLRTTTYRITPPGWPEGQKLRIVALADIHACEPWMTARRIGDICRYANDLGGDMIVLLGDYISSMRAVWRQVPPEMWAAELSVLHAPLGVHAILGNHDWWDDLDAQAAGGGETVSHRELRKAGIAIYSNRAARIEAATGAFWLAGLEDQLALRPGRQWNRFGYIGLDDLPGTLAQVTDDAPLLLLAHEPDIFPRVPPRVSLTLSGHTHGGQVRLLGYSPMVPSAYGNRFAYGHVIEEGRHLCVSGGLGCSIAPVRFGSPPEIMVVDLG, encoded by the coding sequence GTGCTGACCAGGCGCGGGATGCTCAAGACCTTCGGTGGATTGTTTGCCGCGGGTTTTGCATCCTCCGCCTATGCCGTCGGTATCGAACCGCTGATGCGTTTGCGCACGACGACCTACCGCATCACGCCACCCGGCTGGCCGGAGGGCCAGAAACTCCGGATCGTGGCGCTTGCCGACATTCACGCCTGCGAACCTTGGATGACCGCGCGCCGCATCGGCGATATCTGCCGCTATGCCAACGATCTCGGCGGTGACATGATCGTATTGCTCGGCGATTACATTTCCAGCATGCGCGCCGTGTGGCGCCAGGTGCCGCCGGAGATGTGGGCTGCGGAATTGTCGGTCCTTCATGCGCCGCTCGGCGTCCATGCCATCCTCGGAAACCATGACTGGTGGGACGACCTGGACGCGCAGGCGGCCGGTGGCGGCGAGACGGTCAGCCATCGCGAGCTGCGAAAGGCGGGGATCGCCATCTATTCCAACCGTGCGGCGCGGATCGAGGCGGCGACGGGCGCCTTCTGGCTTGCCGGCCTCGAAGACCAGCTTGCGCTGCGCCCCGGCCGCCAATGGAACCGCTTTGGTTATATCGGGCTGGACGACCTGCCGGGCACGCTGGCACAGGTGACGGATGATGCGCCGCTCCTCCTGCTCGCGCATGAGCCGGACATCTTTCCCCGCGTGCCACCGCGGGTGTCTCTGACGTTGTCGGGGCATACCCATGGTGGGCAGGTGCGGCTGCTCGGCTATTCGCCCATGGTGCCATCGGCGTATGGCAATCGCTTCGCCTATGGTCATGTGATCGAGGAGGGTCGGCATCTGTGCGTTTCGGGCGGGCTTGGCTGTTCGATCGCGCCGGTACGTTTCGGCTCGCCGCCGGAAATCATGGTCGTTGACCTCGGCTGA
- the ybgC gene encoding tol-pal system-associated acyl-CoA thioesterase, translating into MTDVNHHLSGELTEAGHRLVQRVYYEDTDFSGVVYHARYLHFLERGRTDYLRLLGVEQGSLVLEEDREGLVFVVHRMEIDFKSPARMDDILTILTSTEKAGGAKMILNQEIRRGEQLLIAARVIIAVINSAGRPRRLPEGLAARFLAKTQETLGAH; encoded by the coding sequence ATGACGGACGTCAACCATCATCTCTCGGGCGAACTGACCGAAGCGGGCCATCGGCTCGTGCAGCGGGTCTATTACGAGGACACCGATTTTTCCGGCGTCGTCTATCATGCCCGCTATCTGCATTTCCTCGAGCGCGGGCGGACGGATTACCTGCGGTTGCTCGGCGTCGAGCAGGGCAGCCTCGTTCTGGAAGAGGACCGCGAAGGCCTCGTCTTCGTCGTGCACCGCATGGAGATCGACTTCAAGTCACCGGCGCGCATGGACGATATCCTGACGATCCTGACCTCCACGGAAAAGGCCGGCGGGGCGAAGATGATCCTCAACCAGGAAATCCGGCGCGGAGAACAGCTTTTGATTGCCGCTCGCGTCATCATCGCGGTTATCAATTCCGCAGGGCGGCCACGTCGCCTGCCGGAAGGTCTGGCGGCGCGTTTTCTTGCCAAGACGCAAGAAACTTTGGGCGCGCATTAG
- the tolQ gene encoding protein TolQ, producing the protein MEQVGLEAAHSVTLWALFMQAGFVVKLVMLGLIAASVWTWAIVVDKTVSYGKARRQLDSFEQVFWSGQSLEELYRTLSDRQTSGMSAIFVAAMREWKKSFERGARSPIGLQMRIDRAMDVTLSRESETLEARLGSLATIGSAAPFVGLFGTVVGIMTSFQAIAGSKQTSLAVVAPGIAEALLATAIGLLAAIPAVIAYNKFSADAGKLTARMEGFADEFSAILSRQIDEKLQPRAAAQ; encoded by the coding sequence ATGGAACAAGTGGGTTTGGAAGCGGCGCACAGCGTGACTCTTTGGGCACTCTTCATGCAGGCCGGATTCGTCGTCAAGCTGGTCATGCTCGGCCTGATCGCCGCGTCCGTGTGGACCTGGGCCATCGTCGTCGACAAGACGGTGAGCTACGGCAAGGCGCGACGCCAGCTTGACAGTTTCGAGCAGGTGTTCTGGTCGGGCCAGTCGCTGGAAGAGCTTTACCGCACGCTCTCCGATCGCCAGACGTCCGGCATGAGCGCCATTTTCGTGGCGGCGATGCGGGAATGGAAGAAGAGCTTCGAGCGTGGTGCGCGATCGCCGATCGGCCTGCAAATGCGTATCGACCGGGCGATGGACGTGACGCTGTCGCGCGAATCCGAAACGCTGGAAGCCCGTCTCGGCTCGCTTGCGACCATCGGTTCGGCGGCGCCCTTCGTCGGCCTCTTCGGTACGGTCGTCGGTATCATGACCTCGTTCCAGGCCATCGCCGGTTCCAAGCAGACGAGCCTTGCGGTCGTCGCCCCCGGTATCGCCGAAGCGCTTCTTGCAACCGCAATCGGCCTGCTTGCCGCAATTCCGGCGGTTATTGCCTACAACAAGTTCTCTGCTGATGCCGGCAAGCTGACGGCGCGCATGGAAGGCTTCGCGGACGAGTTCTCCGCCATCCTGTCGCGCCAGATCGACGAGAAGCTGCAGCCGCGCGCCGCGGCACAGTAG
- the tolR gene encoding protein TolR, with translation MGMSVGSKNSGGGRRRRGGGKRAPMSEINVTPFVDVMLVLLIIFMVAAPLMTVGVPIDLPKTQAKALNADTQPITVSVKADGQVFLQETAIPIDEVAAKLQAVATTGYTERVFVRGDGNAPYGIVADVMSRIQAGGFTNIGLVTEQKLDR, from the coding sequence ATGGGCATGTCAGTCGGTTCAAAGAATTCAGGCGGCGGCCGCCGTCGCCGCGGTGGCGGCAAGCGCGCCCCGATGAGCGAGATCAACGTGACGCCGTTCGTCGACGTCATGCTCGTGCTGCTCATCATCTTCATGGTGGCGGCACCCCTGATGACGGTCGGCGTGCCGATCGACCTGCCGAAGACGCAGGCCAAGGCGTTGAACGCCGATACGCAGCCGATCACCGTGTCGGTCAAGGCCGACGGTCAGGTCTTCCTGCAGGAAACGGCGATCCCGATCGACGAGGTTGCCGCCAAGCTGCAGGCCGTGGCGACCACGGGTTACACCGAGCGCGTCTTCGTGCGCGGCGACGGCAATGCGCCCTATGGCATTGTCGCCGACGTGATGTCGCGTATCCAGGCTGGCGGGTTCACCAATATCGGCCTCGTCACCGAGCAGAAACTGGACAGGTAA
- a CDS encoding cell envelope integrity protein TolA, whose translation MKGSLTTSAVLHALVLTAALVSLGSPESFDVVSVEALPVDMVSIEELTQIQQGDKKAEVREKAAPIPTKKETPVENAENAGDNDVDLKTAPTPEEKPRDVETAASPEKAEKVVQTPDTKPVEDVKQEEPASEPSTEVTATAETKQEVKPDPKPEATPTEEKPTADPEAEALPDKIPLPEMKPKLETATAETKKAEDSKKVETAKAETAKTPDRKKDQKKKQEKASSLNDSDFNADEISALLNKEKAAGGGAKRSQDQAALGGKKTTSGTKLSLSEMDALRGQIENNWSITPGMSDAQDVRIKVTMQLDQNGDIIGEPEVVATGGSDSARRALAGGVRRAIMKSRPFKGLPPEKYDAWNEVVVNFDPSAMM comes from the coding sequence ATGAAGGGCAGCCTTACCACATCCGCCGTGCTTCACGCCCTGGTTCTCACCGCGGCGCTGGTTTCGCTCGGCAGTCCTGAAAGTTTCGACGTCGTCAGCGTCGAAGCGCTGCCGGTCGACATGGTGTCGATCGAGGAGCTGACGCAGATCCAGCAGGGCGACAAGAAGGCCGAAGTCAGGGAAAAGGCCGCCCCCATTCCGACCAAGAAGGAAACGCCGGTCGAGAATGCGGAAAACGCCGGGGACAACGACGTCGACCTGAAGACCGCGCCGACGCCGGAAGAAAAGCCGCGCGATGTCGAGACGGCCGCCTCGCCGGAAAAAGCCGAGAAGGTCGTTCAGACGCCCGATACCAAGCCCGTCGAGGACGTGAAGCAGGAAGAGCCTGCCAGCGAGCCTTCGACGGAAGTCACAGCGACCGCCGAGACCAAGCAGGAGGTCAAGCCGGACCCGAAGCCCGAGGCGACCCCCACCGAGGAAAAGCCGACCGCGGATCCGGAAGCCGAAGCGCTGCCCGACAAGATCCCGCTTCCCGAGATGAAGCCGAAGCTTGAGACCGCGACGGCCGAGACGAAGAAGGCTGAGGACAGCAAGAAGGTCGAGACAGCGAAGGCCGAAACGGCCAAGACGCCCGACCGCAAGAAAGATCAGAAGAAGAAGCAGGAAAAGGCTAGCTCGCTGAATGACAGCGACTTCAATGCCGACGAGATTTCAGCACTTCTCAACAAGGAAAAGGCAGCCGGCGGCGGCGCCAAGCGCTCGCAGGATCAGGCGGCGCTGGGCGGCAAGAAGACGACGAGCGGCACCAAGCTGAGCCTGAGCGAAATGGATGCGTTGCGCGGCCAGATCGAGAACAACTGGTCGATCACGCCCGGCATGTCCGATGCACAGGACGTGCGTATCAAGGTGACCATGCAGCTCGACCAGAACGGCGACATCATCGGCGAGCCGGAAGTCGTTGCGACGGGCGGTTCGGATTCTGCGCGCCGTGCGCTAGCCGGCGGCGTGCGCCGCGCCATCATGAAATCGCGGCCCTTCAAGGGGCTGCCGCCTGAAAAATATGACGCGTGGAACGAAGTCGTCGTGAACTTCGACCCCAGCGCAATGATGTAA
- the tolB gene encoding Tol-Pal system beta propeller repeat protein TolB — protein MFRRNLLRFLVVLTGLAVSLPVAWARVEININKGNVEPLPIAVTDFIASGDLGQRVTDVIAADLKRSGLFAPVNKQAFIEKISNPDQPPRFEDWKVINAQALVTGRVTQEGDGRLRAEFRLWDTFSGQQLTGQQFYTQPENWRRVAHIIADAIYESLTGEKGYFDTRVVYVAESGPKTARKRQLAIMDQDGFNARALTNSNELVLTPRFSPSRQEITYMSFEGNQPRVYLLQLETGQREVVGNFPGMTFSPRFSPDGQKVIMSLQQEGNSNIYTMDLRSRTTTRLTSTAAIDTSPSYSPDGTQVVFESDRGGRPQLYVMGADGSNQRRISFGDGSYSTPVWSPRGDLIAFTKQSGGKFSIGVMKTDGSGERILTSGFHNEGPTWAPNGRVLMFFRQGAGAGGPQIYSIDLSGYNEQLVQTKGFASDPAWSPLLE, from the coding sequence ATGTTCAGACGCAATCTCCTCCGATTCCTGGTCGTGCTGACCGGCCTCGCAGTGTCCCTGCCGGTGGCCTGGGCAAGAGTGGAAATCAACATCAACAAGGGTAACGTCGAGCCGTTGCCGATCGCCGTGACGGATTTCATCGCCAGCGGTGATCTCGGTCAGCGTGTTACCGATGTGATCGCGGCGGACCTCAAGCGGTCCGGCCTTTTCGCGCCGGTCAACAAGCAGGCCTTCATCGAGAAGATCTCCAATCCCGACCAGCCGCCGCGCTTCGAGGACTGGAAGGTCATCAACGCGCAGGCTCTCGTTACCGGTCGTGTGACGCAGGAAGGCGACGGGCGTCTTCGCGCCGAATTCCGCCTGTGGGACACCTTCAGCGGCCAGCAGCTGACCGGCCAGCAGTTCTACACGCAGCCGGAAAACTGGCGCCGCGTCGCCCATATCATCGCCGATGCGATCTATGAGAGCCTGACCGGCGAGAAGGGCTACTTCGACACCCGTGTCGTCTACGTCGCCGAAAGCGGCCCGAAGACCGCCCGCAAACGTCAGCTCGCCATCATGGATCAGGACGGCTTCAACGCCCGGGCACTGACGAACTCCAACGAGCTCGTCCTGACGCCGCGCTTCTCGCCGAGCCGCCAGGAAATCACCTACATGTCCTTCGAGGGCAACCAGCCGCGCGTCTACCTGCTCCAGCTTGAGACGGGGCAGCGCGAGGTGGTCGGCAACTTCCCGGGCATGACCTTCTCGCCGCGCTTCTCGCCGGATGGCCAGAAGGTCATCATGAGCTTGCAGCAGGAAGGCAATTCCAACATCTACACGATGGACCTGCGCTCGCGCACCACGACGCGGCTGACCTCGACGGCGGCGATCGATACCTCGCCGTCCTATTCGCCGGACGGTACGCAGGTCGTCTTCGAAAGCGACCGTGGCGGAAGGCCGCAGCTTTACGTGATGGGTGCGGACGGCTCCAACCAGCGCCGCATTTCCTTCGGCGACGGCTCCTACTCGACGCCGGTCTGGTCCCCACGTGGCGACCTCATCGCCTTCACCAAGCAGTCGGGCGGCAAGTTCTCGATCGGCGTGATGAAGACCGACGGTTCGGGCGAGCGCATCCTCACCAGCGGCTTCCACAATGAAGGCCCGACCTGGGCGCCGAATGGCCGCGTGCTGATGTTCTTCCGCCAGGGTGCGGGCGCCGGTGGTCCGCAGATCTATTCGATCGACCTTTCCGGCTACAACGAGCAGCTCGTCCAGACGAAGGGCTTTGCTTCTGACCCGGCCTGGTCACCGCTTCTCGAATAG
- the pal gene encoding peptidoglycan-associated lipoprotein Pal, translating to MSRIHSPAVGRMQTIARNPAMIALFMTLALAGCASKKNLPNNAGDLGLNGAGAATPGSQQDFTVNVGDRIFFDTDSTSIRADAAATLDRQAQWLQKYSNYAITVEGHADERGTREYNLALGARRAASTRQYLASRGIPANRIKTISFGKEKPVAVCDDISCWSQNRRAVTVLGGAGM from the coding sequence ATGAGCCGCATTCATTCCCCGGCCGTTGGCCGCATGCAGACCATCGCCCGCAACCCGGCAATGATCGCCCTGTTCATGACGCTCGCCCTCGCAGGCTGCGCCTCCAAGAAGAACCTGCCGAACAATGCTGGCGACCTCGGCCTGAACGGTGCTGGCGCCGCAACGCCGGGCTCGCAGCAGGACTTCACCGTCAATGTCGGCGACCGCATCTTCTTCGACACCGATTCGACGTCGATCCGTGCCGATGCCGCAGCGACGCTCGACCGTCAGGCGCAGTGGCTGCAGAAATATTCGAACTACGCCATCACGGTCGAAGGCCATGCCGACGAACGCGGCACGCGCGAATACAACCTCGCGCTCGGCGCACGCCGTGCGGCTTCGACCCGCCAGTATCTCGCATCGCGCGGCATCCCGGCCAACCGCATAAAGACGATCTCCTTCGGCAAGGAAAAGCCGGTCGCCGTCTGCGACGACATTTCCTGCTGGTCGCAGAACCGCCGCGCCGTGACCGTTCTCGGCGGCGCCGGCATGTAA
- the ybgF gene encoding tol-pal system protein YbgF, with amino-acid sequence MKKLVAAGVLSLAAVAGMVGPISASPLSTLATGFLPAKSEQAEKGNVILAQAMDPRVGQLEEQIRSLNGRIEEMSYQLLQMQEQIRKAQEDNEYRFQEIEGGKGGTGKSGALDRPVNGGTADQQTASNGVPADDTAGTDTLGSTNGGAQPQELGSIKFDENGNPIGAEANPDLNNQSASIGNDNSLPGVDDGLPQASGSSSASLDNPDDLYKVAYGHVLTGDYQLAEREFRDYLDIYPKGEKAADANFWLGEAQYSQGNFNDAAKTFLNAHQTFSKSKKAPEMLLKLGMSLAALDNRETACATLREVNKRYPSASKAVKSKVSSEQSRLSC; translated from the coding sequence ATGAAGAAACTTGTCGCGGCAGGCGTTCTCAGTCTGGCAGCGGTAGCAGGCATGGTCGGGCCGATCAGCGCATCGCCGCTCTCGACGCTGGCGACCGGCTTCCTGCCGGCAAAAAGCGAACAGGCGGAGAAGGGCAATGTGATTCTGGCGCAGGCCATGGATCCGCGGGTCGGTCAGCTCGAAGAGCAGATCCGCAGCCTCAACGGCCGGATCGAGGAAATGAGCTACCAGCTGCTGCAGATGCAGGAGCAGATCCGCAAGGCACAGGAAGACAACGAGTATCGCTTCCAGGAAATCGAAGGCGGCAAGGGGGGCACCGGCAAGAGCGGCGCGCTCGACAGGCCGGTGAATGGCGGGACTGCGGACCAGCAGACCGCCTCGAACGGGGTGCCGGCGGATGATACCGCCGGGACCGACACGCTTGGGTCGACGAACGGCGGTGCACAGCCGCAGGAACTGGGTTCCATCAAGTTCGACGAGAACGGCAATCCGATCGGTGCCGAAGCCAATCCCGACCTGAACAACCAGAGCGCCTCCATCGGCAATGACAATTCGTTGCCGGGTGTCGACGACGGCCTGCCGCAGGCGTCGGGGTCCTCCAGCGCGTCGCTCGACAATCCGGACGACCTCTACAAGGTTGCCTATGGTCATGTGCTGACCGGTGACTACCAGCTCGCCGAGCGCGAATTCCGCGACTATCTCGACATCTACCCGAAGGGCGAGAAGGCGGCGGACGCCAATTTCTGGCTGGGTGAAGCGCAGTATTCGCAGGGCAATTTCAACGACGCGGCCAAGACCTTCCTGAATGCGCACCAGACCTTCAGCAAGTCGAAGAAGGCGCCGGAAATGCTCTTGAAGCTCGGCATGTCGCTCGCTGCCCTCGACAACCGCGAAACCGCCTGCGCGACGCTGCGCGAAGTGAACAAGCGCTACCCGAGCGCATCCAAGGCCGTGAAGAGCAAGGTTTCTTCCGAACAGAGCCGGCTGTCCTGCTGA
- the tilS gene encoding tRNA lysidine(34) synthetase TilS — MARAENPVVEATGHFLRSFKSPALLLVAISGGSDSTGLLVALATLCATGRYPDIILAACTIDHALRAGSTDEARWVEALCARHGIPHVTRRWEGEKPASGLQAAARAKRYDLLVEAAAELGADCILAAHTSDDQNETVAMRAERSGEGIGLSGMADAVLLNGAVWLFRPFLSLDRATVRAFLSARGETWLDDPSNRNPHFERVRIRQREAATDPMRPSDGRHHLSERAAAFLIGNVRAENGLFAINPAAVGLLLGDPAAWRGLLLLAATAGGRVHTLETASADRLHAFLASGRLSRLTAGGVVFDHRRAGLFLYRERRGIETLALPAGTAALWDGRYRVANATGRTILVAAAGDEAVQGDTVLRGPALRARRAMPHLEFEDGAIVPEHDVRLEPSIAPYARFLPGFDLPLASALARIVGGRPFSSPPNE; from the coding sequence GTGGCCCGCGCGGAAAACCCCGTCGTCGAGGCAACCGGCCATTTTCTGAGAAGTTTCAAAAGTCCCGCGCTGCTGCTGGTCGCCATTTCCGGCGGCAGCGATTCGACCGGGCTGCTCGTGGCGCTCGCCACGCTTTGCGCGACCGGGCGCTATCCGGACATCATCCTTGCCGCCTGCACCATCGACCACGCCCTGCGCGCCGGATCGACCGACGAAGCGAGATGGGTCGAAGCGCTTTGCGCTCGACATGGCATTCCGCATGTCACCCGCCGCTGGGAAGGCGAAAAGCCCGCATCGGGCTTGCAAGCCGCCGCGCGCGCCAAACGGTATGACCTCCTCGTCGAGGCAGCCGCGGAACTGGGTGCGGATTGTATCCTCGCTGCCCATACCAGCGATGACCAGAACGAGACGGTTGCCATGCGCGCCGAGCGGTCCGGGGAGGGGATCGGCCTTTCCGGCATGGCGGATGCGGTTCTTCTCAACGGGGCTGTCTGGCTTTTTCGGCCCTTTCTGTCGCTGGACCGCGCCACCGTCAGGGCGTTCCTTTCCGCACGGGGCGAGACCTGGCTCGACGACCCGAGCAACAGGAACCCGCATTTTGAACGCGTGCGCATCCGACAGCGTGAGGCGGCGACAGATCCGATGCGTCCTTCCGATGGCAGGCACCACCTTTCCGAGCGCGCGGCCGCTTTTCTCATCGGAAATGTGCGGGCGGAGAATGGATTGTTTGCGATAAATCCGGCTGCGGTAGGTTTGCTTCTTGGCGATCCGGCAGCGTGGCGCGGGCTTCTGCTGCTCGCGGCGACGGCGGGCGGGCGGGTGCATACGCTCGAAACGGCTTCCGCGGACCGTCTGCACGCCTTTCTCGCCAGCGGCAGACTGTCGCGGCTGACGGCCGGCGGCGTGGTCTTCGATCATCGCCGCGCCGGCCTGTTTCTGTATCGTGAGCGCCGGGGGATCGAAACGCTTGCCCTGCCGGCGGGAACGGCGGCGCTCTGGGATGGCCGGTATCGTGTGGCCAACGCCACCGGGCGAACCATCTTGGTAGCGGCGGCCGGCGACGAAGCGGTTCAGGGCGACACCGTGCTTCGCGGACCGGCCTTGCGCGCGCGCCGCGCCATGCCGCACCTGGAATTTGAGGACGGCGCGATCGTGCCCGAGCACGACGTGCGCCTGGAGCCTTCGATCGCGCCCTATGCCCGTTTCCTGCCCGGTTTCGATCTGCCGCTTGCCAGTGCACTTGCGAGAATTGTCGGGGGCAGGCCGTTTTCGTCTCCGCCTAACGAATGA
- the ftsH gene encoding ATP-dependent zinc metalloprotease FtsH — protein sequence MNPNFRNFALWAIIALLLIALFSMFQTSPAQTGSREIPYSQFLKEVDSSRVKEVVITGEKIVGSYVETGATFQTYAPAGDNTLVQRLEAKNVVVSARPETDGSSGFLSYIGTLLPMLLILGVWLFFMRQMQGGSRGAMGFGKSKAKLLTEAHGRVTFADVAGVDEAKQDLEEIVEFLRDPQKFQRLGGRIPRGVLLVGPPGTGKTLLARSVAGEANVPFFTISGSDFVEMFVGVGASRVRDMFEQAKKNAPCIIFIDEIDAVGRHRGAGLGGGNDEREQTLNQLLVEMDGFEANEGVILIAATNRPDVLDPALLRPGRFDRQVVVPNPDIVGRERILKVHVRNVPLAPNVDLKVLARGTPGFSGADLMNLVNESALMAARRNKRLVTMQEFEDAKDKIMMGAERRSSGMTEAEKKLTAYHEAGHAIVALKVPLADPLHKATIIPRGRALGMVMQLPEGDRYSMSYKWMASRLAIMMGGRVAEEVTFGKDNITSGASSDIEQATKLARAMVTQWGFSDQLGLVAYGENQQEVFLGHSVSQQKNVSEATAQKIDNEVRRLIDEAYTEAKRIITEQHHEFVALAEGLLEYETLTGEEIKALIRGEKPARDLGDDTPPHRGSAVPKAGHKKGGETEGGLEPQPQ from the coding sequence ATGAATCCCAATTTCCGTAACTTCGCCCTATGGGCGATAATCGCCCTTCTGCTGATCGCGTTGTTCAGCATGTTCCAGACGAGCCCGGCGCAGACCGGTTCGCGGGAAATCCCCTATTCGCAGTTCCTCAAAGAGGTGGACTCGAGCCGGGTGAAGGAAGTCGTCATCACCGGCGAAAAGATCGTCGGCAGCTATGTCGAGACCGGCGCGACCTTCCAGACCTATGCCCCGGCCGGCGACAACACGCTCGTTCAGCGCCTTGAGGCGAAGAACGTCGTCGTCAGCGCCCGACCGGAGACGGACGGTTCGTCCGGCTTCCTCAGCTATATCGGCACGCTGCTGCCGATGCTCCTGATCCTCGGTGTCTGGCTGTTCTTCATGCGCCAGATGCAGGGCGGCTCGCGCGGTGCGATGGGTTTTGGCAAGTCCAAGGCCAAGCTGCTCACCGAAGCGCACGGCCGCGTCACCTTCGCGGACGTCGCCGGTGTGGATGAAGCCAAGCAGGACCTCGAAGAAATCGTCGAATTCCTGCGCGATCCGCAGAAATTCCAGCGCCTCGGCGGACGCATTCCGCGCGGCGTGCTGCTTGTCGGCCCGCCCGGTACCGGTAAGACGCTGCTTGCACGCTCCGTCGCCGGCGAAGCCAATGTGCCGTTCTTCACGATTTCCGGTTCGGATTTCGTCGAAATGTTCGTCGGCGTTGGCGCGAGCCGCGTGCGCGACATGTTCGAGCAGGCCAAGAAGAATGCGCCCTGCATCATCTTCATCGACGAAATCGACGCGGTCGGTCGTCACCGCGGCGCCGGCCTCGGCGGCGGCAATGACGAGCGCGAGCAGACGCTGAACCAGCTCCTCGTCGAGATGGACGGCTTTGAAGCGAACGAAGGCGTCATCCTGATTGCCGCGACCAACCGTCCGGACGTTCTCGACCCGGCGCTGCTGCGTCCCGGCCGTTTCGACCGCCAGGTCGTCGTGCCGAATCCGGATATCGTCGGCCGCGAGCGCATCCTCAAGGTTCACGTTCGCAACGTGCCGCTGGCGCCGAATGTCGACCTCAAGGTTCTGGCCCGTGGTACGCCCGGCTTTTCCGGTGCCGACCTTATGAACCTCGTCAACGAATCTGCCTTGATGGCGGCGCGTCGCAACAAGCGTCTCGTCACCATGCAGGAGTTCGAGGACGCCAAGGACAAGATCATGATGGGGGCGGAGCGCCGTTCCTCGGGCATGACCGAGGCGGAAAAGAAGCTCACCGCCTATCACGAAGCCGGTCACGCCATCGTCGCCCTCAAGGTGCCGCTTGCCGATCCGCTGCACAAGGCGACGATCATTCCGCGCGGCCGTGCACTCGGCATGGTCATGCAGCTTCCCGAGGGTGACCGCTACTCGATGAGCTACAAGTGGATGGCCTCGCGCCTCGCCATCATGATGGGTGGTCGCGTCGCCGAGGAAGTCACCTTCGGCAAGGACAACATCACCTCCGGCGCGTCTTCCGACATCGAGCAGGCGACGAAGCTTGCCCGCGCGATGGTGACCCAGTGGGGCTTCTCCGACCAGCTCGGTCTCGTCGCCTATGGCGAGAACCAGCAGGAAGTCTTCCTCGGCCATTCGGTGTCGCAGCAGAAGAACGTTTCCGAAGCCACCGCGCAGAAGATCGACAACGAAGTGCGCCGCCTGATCGACGAAGCCTATACCGAGGCCAAGCGCATCATCACCGAGCAGCACCACGAATTCGTGGCGCTCGCCGAAGGCCTGCTCGAATACGAGACGCTGACGGGTGAGGAGATCAAGGCGCTGATCCGCGGCGAAAAGCCGGCGCGCGATCTTGGCGACGACACGCCGCCGCACCGTGGCTCCGCCGTTCCGAAGGCCGGCCACAAGAAGGGCGGCGAGACGGAAGGTGGCCTGGAGCCCCAGCCACAATAA